The following are from one region of the Melaminivora suipulveris genome:
- the sufB gene encoding Fe-S cluster assembly protein SufB — MNAPSEPLTTAAPDPLAQALQRPYQHGFVTDIDSDALPPGLDEDTIRAISRKKREPQFLLDWRLAAFRRWQAMELPDWAHLKIDPIDFQALCYYSAPKSMKNAPKSLDEVDPKLLETYEKLGVPLHERARLAGVAVDAVFDSVSVGTTFREQLAEVGVVFCSFSHAVQNHPGIIEKYLGSVVPQGDNFYAALNSAVFSDGSFVYIPKGVKCPMELSSYFRINAQNTGQFERTLIIAEEGSSVSYLEGCTAPQRDENQLHAAVVELVAHDDAFIKYSTVQNWYPGDENGRGGIYNFVTKRGLAAGKRSRIAWTQIETGSAITWKYPSVVLRGDESNGEFHSIAVSNHFQQADTGTKMIHLGRGTTSRIVSKGISAGNAQNSYRGLVRINPGAEGARNHTQCDSLLIGPDCGAHTFPYVDASRGDAVVEHEATTTRISEERLFYCQQRGIDPQDATALIVGGFCQAVLDELPMEFALEAKALLAVSLEGAVG; from the coding sequence ATGAATGCTCCATCCGAACCCTTGACCACGGCTGCCCCGGATCCGCTGGCGCAAGCCCTGCAGCGGCCCTATCAGCACGGCTTCGTCACCGATATCGATTCGGATGCCCTGCCCCCAGGGCTCGACGAAGACACCATCCGAGCGATTTCGCGCAAGAAGCGCGAGCCCCAGTTCCTGCTCGATTGGCGCCTGGCGGCCTTCAGGCGCTGGCAGGCCATGGAGCTGCCCGACTGGGCGCACCTGAAGATCGATCCCATCGACTTTCAGGCGCTGTGCTACTACTCCGCGCCCAAGAGCATGAAGAACGCGCCCAAGAGCCTGGATGAGGTGGACCCCAAGCTTTTGGAGACCTACGAAAAGCTGGGCGTGCCGCTGCACGAGCGTGCGCGCCTGGCCGGCGTGGCGGTGGATGCGGTGTTCGACTCGGTCTCGGTGGGCACGACGTTTCGCGAGCAGCTGGCCGAGGTCGGCGTCGTCTTCTGCTCGTTCTCGCACGCGGTGCAAAACCACCCCGGGATCATCGAAAAATACCTGGGCAGCGTGGTGCCGCAGGGCGACAACTTCTACGCCGCGCTCAACTCGGCCGTGTTTTCCGATGGCTCTTTCGTCTACATCCCCAAGGGCGTGAAATGCCCCATGGAGCTGTCGTCGTACTTCCGCATCAACGCGCAGAACACCGGGCAGTTCGAGCGCACCCTGATCATTGCCGAGGAAGGCAGCTCGGTCAGCTACCTGGAGGGCTGCACCGCCCCGCAGCGCGACGAGAACCAGCTGCACGCCGCTGTGGTGGAGCTGGTCGCCCACGACGATGCCTTCATCAAATATTCCACGGTGCAAAACTGGTATCCCGGCGACGAGAACGGCCGCGGCGGCATCTACAACTTCGTGACCAAGCGCGGGCTGGCGGCAGGCAAGCGCTCGCGCATCGCGTGGACGCAGATCGAGACCGGCTCGGCGATCACCTGGAAGTACCCCAGCGTGGTGCTGCGCGGGGATGAATCGAATGGCGAGTTCCACTCCATCGCCGTCTCCAACCACTTCCAGCAGGCGGACACCGGCACCAAGATGATCCACCTGGGGCGGGGCACCACCAGCCGCATCGTCTCCAAGGGCATCAGCGCCGGCAACGCGCAAAACAGCTACCGCGGCCTGGTGCGCATCAACCCCGGCGCCGAGGGCGCGCGCAACCACACGCAGTGCGACTCGCTCCTGATCGGCCCGGATTGCGGCGCCCACACCTTCCCGTATGTGGACGCAAGCCGTGGCGATGCGGTGGTCGAGCACGAAGCGACGACCACGCGCATCTCCGAGGAGCGGCTGTTTTATTGCCAGCAGCGCGGCATCGACCCGCAGGACGCCACGGCGCTGATCGTCGGCGGCTTTTGCCAGGCGGTATTGGATGAGTTGCCCATGGAGTTCGCACTGGAGGCCAAGGCCTTGCTGGCCGTGTCGCTGGAGGGCGCTGTGGGCTGA
- the sufC gene encoding Fe-S cluster assembly ATPase SufC — protein MTQSHPLLQVRDLRVQIGERTVLESVSLDVAAGSLIVLMGANGSGKSTLGMALAGHPNYHVTGGQALLAGQDLLALEAHERARAGLFVSFQSPPDIPGVKNNLFIRTALNAQREARGEEPLDAFDFLASAKQSAQALGLPQAMLGRPVNEGFSGGERKRNELLQLSLLKPRVALLDEIDSGMDVDGVRAVVTLLARLRSEGVGVVVISHYLQMIEQLEPDSVLRLDAGRIAETGDVELARSIAQTGFVRPREAVEA, from the coding sequence ATGACCCAATCCCACCCCTTGCTTCAGGTGCGCGACCTGCGCGTGCAGATCGGCGAGCGCACCGTGCTCGAATCGGTCTCGCTGGACGTGGCCGCCGGCAGCCTCATCGTGCTCATGGGCGCCAATGGCAGCGGCAAGAGCACGCTGGGCATGGCGCTGGCGGGGCACCCCAACTACCACGTCACCGGCGGCCAGGCGCTGCTGGCCGGCCAGGATTTGCTGGCGCTGGAAGCCCACGAGCGCGCCCGCGCCGGGCTGTTCGTGTCCTTCCAGTCGCCGCCGGACATCCCGGGCGTGAAGAACAACCTGTTCATCCGCACCGCGCTGAACGCCCAGCGCGAGGCGCGCGGCGAAGAGCCGCTGGACGCTTTCGACTTTCTTGCCAGCGCCAAGCAGTCGGCCCAGGCGCTGGGCCTGCCGCAGGCCATGCTGGGCCGGCCTGTCAACGAGGGTTTTTCGGGCGGCGAACGCAAGCGCAACGAGCTGCTGCAGCTCTCGCTCCTCAAGCCCCGCGTGGCGCTGCTGGACGAGATCGACTCCGGCATGGACGTGGACGGCGTGCGCGCCGTGGTCACGCTGCTGGCGCGCCTGCGCTCCGAAGGGGTCGGCGTGGTCGTCATCTCGCACTACCTGCAGATGATCGAGCAGCTCGAACCCGACTCCGTGCTGCGCCTGGATGCCGGCCGCATTGCCGAGACGGGCGATGTGGAGCTGGCACGCAGCATCGCCCAGACAGGCTTTGTGCGCCCGCGCGAAGCGGTGGAGGCTTGA
- a CDS encoding NAD(P)/FAD-dependent oxidoreductase → MAQAQAGFDFIVIGAGIAGASVTWELAATHRVLLLEREAQPGYHTTGRSAALYSATYGTPLIQALTRAARPFYNAPPPGFCDSPILAPRGVAYVAGPHQLDLLQAAYLDARQRNPAVRMLARQELLALLPCLKPDAVAAGMSEPDAADIDVHALHQGYLRGARRRGAALRTDADVVGLARTASGWDVQLASGETLRAAAVVNAAGAWADVVASLAGAASIGLEPRRRTAFTFPLPEDMDATHWPAAIAIAEDWYFKPDAGQLLGSPANADPVPPHDVVPEELDVALGVHRIEEVARFHIRRPTRTWAGLRSFVADGDPVIGWDEKVPGFFWLAGQGGYGIQSAAGAALLARNLLLDEPLVERLVREGLTRDALSPNRLRRAD, encoded by the coding sequence ATGGCCCAGGCACAGGCCGGCTTTGATTTCATCGTCATCGGTGCCGGCATCGCAGGCGCTTCCGTCACCTGGGAGCTCGCCGCCACGCATCGCGTGCTGCTCCTCGAGCGCGAGGCGCAGCCCGGCTACCACACCACTGGCCGCTCGGCCGCCCTGTACAGCGCGACTTACGGCACGCCGCTGATCCAGGCGCTCACCCGCGCCGCGCGGCCTTTTTACAACGCGCCGCCGCCGGGGTTTTGCGACTCGCCCATCCTCGCGCCACGCGGCGTCGCCTATGTGGCGGGGCCGCATCAGCTGGATCTGCTGCAGGCCGCATATCTCGACGCGCGCCAGCGCAACCCGGCCGTGCGCATGCTGGCCCGGCAGGAGCTGCTGGCGCTGCTGCCGTGCCTGAAGCCCGACGCGGTAGCCGCCGGCATGAGCGAACCTGACGCCGCCGACATCGATGTGCACGCCCTGCACCAGGGCTACCTGCGCGGCGCGCGCAGGCGTGGCGCCGCGCTGCGCACGGACGCCGATGTGGTCGGGCTGGCGCGCACCGCCAGCGGCTGGGACGTGCAGCTGGCCAGCGGCGAGACGCTGCGCGCCGCTGCCGTGGTGAACGCCGCCGGCGCCTGGGCCGACGTGGTCGCCTCCCTGGCGGGCGCGGCGTCCATAGGGCTGGAGCCGCGCCGGCGCACAGCCTTCACCTTCCCCCTCCCGGAGGACATGGATGCCACGCACTGGCCCGCGGCCATAGCCATCGCCGAGGACTGGTACTTCAAGCCCGACGCCGGCCAGTTGCTGGGCTCGCCCGCCAATGCCGACCCGGTGCCGCCGCACGATGTCGTGCCCGAGGAGCTGGACGTGGCGCTGGGCGTCCACCGCATCGAGGAGGTGGCGCGCTTTCACATCCGCCGGCCGACGCGCACCTGGGCGGGGCTGCGCTCGTTCGTGGCCGACGGTGATCCGGTCATCGGCTGGGACGAGAAGGTGCCCGGCTTCTTCTGGCTGGCGGGGCAGGGCGGCTACGGCATCCAGAGCGCCGCAGGCGCCGCGCTGCTGGCGCGCAACCTGCTGCTGGACGAGCCGCTGGTCGAGCGCCTGGTGCGCGAGGGCCTCACGCGCGATGCGCTCTCGCCCAATCGGTTGCGGCGCGCCGACTGA